The following are from one region of the Paraglaciecola sp. L1A13 genome:
- a CDS encoding OsmC family protein, whose amino-acid sequence MSIVKSGSATYKPLGKAGKGSISTETGALTNQPYGFNTRFENGKGTNPEELIGAAHASCFTMALSFALADAGYENGELSTTAKISLDKIDDGFQISQSALSLTAKVAGIADDEFAKIAQQAKDNCPVSKLLDTHITLDVTLENS is encoded by the coding sequence ATGAGTATAGTGAAATCAGGTAGTGCCACTTACAAACCATTAGGCAAAGCGGGTAAAGGTAGTATTTCAACTGAAACAGGTGCATTAACGAATCAGCCTTATGGCTTCAATACCCGTTTTGAAAATGGTAAGGGAACGAACCCTGAAGAACTAATCGGTGCAGCCCATGCGAGTTGTTTTACAATGGCGCTTTCCTTTGCACTGGCAGATGCAGGCTATGAGAACGGTGAATTGAGTACTACGGCTAAAATTAGTTTGGATAAAATCGATGATGGCTTCCAAATCAGTCAATCAGCTTTAAGTTTGACCGCCAAAGTAGCCGGAATTGCTGATGATGAATTTGCCAAAATTGCACAACAGGCCAAAGACAACTGTCCCGTATCTAAGTTGCTTGATACACACATCACCTTGGACGTCACTTTAGAAAACAGCTAG
- a CDS encoding MBL fold metallo-hydrolase yields the protein MNNELTATTNESVVSSIRHSNGKFHNSVQSEAPSLGKTLGIFKRYFTEKKIDSTPTEQVPMLQVTRQQLDALSDDNVHIVKLGHSTLLIKMHGEYWLIDPVFSMRASPFSFIGPKRFQPTPISIDDLPPIDKVLISHNHYDHLDQAAIKALNTKTRAFLVPLGVEGDLQKWGVNEEKIKQFDWWQEQQTEHALVAFTPSQHFSGRGIGDGNKTLWGSWVVKTPGRSFYFSGDSGYFAGFKSIGDKYGPFDLTFIETGAYDKDWADIHMTPEESVQAHIDLAGDTMVPIHNGTFDLAFHPWYEPLVRVSEAALKYNVSLSTPVFGQVFKLEHKPIQTVWW from the coding sequence TTGAACAATGAATTAACCGCCACCACTAACGAGAGCGTGGTAAGTAGCATCCGTCATAGTAATGGTAAGTTTCACAACAGTGTGCAGAGCGAGGCACCAAGCTTGGGGAAAACCCTTGGTATTTTTAAGCGCTACTTTACTGAGAAAAAAATAGATTCGACACCAACTGAGCAAGTCCCCATGCTTCAGGTAACGCGCCAGCAGCTAGATGCATTAAGTGATGACAATGTTCATATCGTTAAATTGGGGCATTCAACATTATTGATTAAAATGCATGGCGAATATTGGTTGATTGACCCGGTTTTTTCAATGCGAGCTTCTCCGTTTTCTTTTATCGGACCTAAGCGCTTTCAGCCGACACCTATCAGCATTGATGATTTACCACCTATTGATAAAGTATTGATATCGCACAATCATTATGACCATTTGGATCAAGCTGCAATTAAGGCGTTAAACACTAAAACGCGAGCGTTTTTAGTCCCGTTAGGAGTAGAGGGTGATTTGCAAAAATGGGGGGTAAATGAAGAAAAAATAAAACAGTTTGATTGGTGGCAAGAACAACAAACTGAGCACGCATTGGTGGCATTTACGCCAAGCCAACATTTTTCAGGCCGCGGTATTGGTGACGGTAATAAAACGCTCTGGGGATCATGGGTTGTTAAAACGCCTGGGCGTAGTTTTTATTTTAGCGGTGATTCTGGATACTTTGCTGGTTTTAAAAGCATCGGTGATAAGTATGGACCATTTGACTTAACTTTCATTGAAACAGGTGCTTACGACAAAGACTGGGCTGATATTCATATGACACCTGAAGAATCAGTGCAAGCTCATATCGATTTAGCAGGCGATACGATGGTGCCAATTCATAATGGTACTTTTGATTTAGCCTTCCACCCATGGTACGAGCCATTAGTTAGAGTCAGTGAGGCGGCACTAAAATATAACGTTTCTCTAAGTACGCCCGTTTTTGGGCAAGTATTCAAACTTGAACATAAGCCGATTCAAACGGTATGGTGGTAA
- the pilM gene encoding type IV pilus biogenesis protein PilM, producing the protein MFDKLLAKNTQHLIGLDIGTRYVKAILFEQNKQHITLLAIACESINGNAFAEREIKDYEALSQALKKIKLNLKGKAKQVAIAVSGQAVINKLAYMDDDLTDIELESQIELEADSLIPYPLEEIYLDFERLGPSASYPNKVEVLLSAVHKDMIDSRLTLLNEVGFETKIADVEVYALANALIQFAATSESTNDNSDDLADKMVQCCINIGASQLQFCAVYDGQVLYTKEHNFGLDMLTQDSCSNFNLSRIQYEQQLTTNSLPESWPRDCYMLFQANLQQHITRALQMYVSSTHQPSPQHLLICGAISPFKNLANELTQELGIDVQIFNPLLGMQSDKKSAELIASQGANFAIAAGLALRGFSPCHI; encoded by the coding sequence GTGTTTGATAAATTATTGGCTAAAAATACGCAACACCTCATTGGACTCGACATAGGCACCCGTTATGTTAAGGCCATTTTATTCGAACAAAACAAACAACACATTACGTTGCTCGCTATTGCGTGCGAGTCTATTAACGGCAACGCTTTTGCAGAGCGTGAAATCAAAGATTACGAAGCCCTGAGCCAAGCACTTAAGAAAATTAAACTCAACTTAAAAGGTAAAGCTAAGCAAGTGGCAATCGCTGTCTCTGGACAGGCGGTGATCAACAAGTTAGCGTACATGGATGATGACTTAACTGATATTGAACTTGAAAGCCAAATCGAGCTTGAGGCAGACAGCTTAATTCCCTACCCATTAGAAGAAATATATTTAGATTTTGAACGCTTAGGCCCAAGCGCTAGTTACCCAAATAAAGTTGAAGTGTTACTCAGCGCTGTGCACAAAGACATGATCGACTCGCGCTTAACGTTATTAAACGAAGTTGGATTTGAAACAAAAATTGCCGATGTTGAGGTTTATGCACTCGCCAACGCCTTAATACAATTTGCTGCGACCAGTGAATCTACTAATGATAATTCCGATGATCTAGCTGATAAAATGGTGCAATGCTGTATTAATATTGGGGCCTCGCAACTGCAGTTTTGTGCAGTATATGATGGCCAAGTGCTTTACACCAAAGAACATAATTTTGGGCTTGATATGTTAACCCAAGATAGTTGTTCAAATTTTAATCTGTCACGCATTCAGTACGAGCAACAACTAACAACCAATAGCTTGCCTGAGAGTTGGCCTCGTGACTGCTACATGCTTTTTCAGGCCAATTTACAGCAGCACATTACCCGTGCCCTTCAAATGTATGTAAGCTCAACCCATCAGCCATCTCCGCAGCACCTACTAATTTGTGGCGCTATTAGCCCTTTTAAAAATTTAGCCAACGAATTAACCCAAGAACTCGGCATTGACGTACAAATTTTCAACCCATTACTTGGCATGCAAAGCGACAAGAAGAGCGCTGAATTAATTGCATCCCAAGGGGCAAATTTTGCCATTGCCGCTGGGTTAGCATTAAGGGGCTTTTCACCTTGCCACATATAA
- a CDS encoding thioredoxin family protein — translation MFGLLGLISLVLSACSHSTARESDFLGEVSAEQLLAQYPVFQDEYESYEPSEKELAAVASLQDDSLVVLFGTWCHDSQREVPRLLKIFDLSGLDVPKLTLVAVDTKKNDPQGLAKKYALKYTPTFVLLKGDKELGRVIERPKMSLTEDLQLLSSMTK, via the coding sequence ATGTTTGGTTTGTTGGGATTAATAAGTTTAGTTTTGTCTGCATGTAGTCATTCAACTGCTCGTGAATCTGATTTCTTAGGTGAAGTAAGCGCAGAGCAATTGCTAGCTCAATATCCTGTTTTCCAAGATGAATATGAATCTTATGAACCGAGTGAGAAAGAGCTCGCTGCTGTTGCTTCGTTACAAGACGATAGCCTAGTAGTGTTGTTTGGTACTTGGTGCCATGATAGTCAACGAGAGGTGCCTAGACTCTTAAAAATATTTGATCTTAGTGGATTAGATGTTCCTAAGTTAACCTTGGTTGCCGTTGACACTAAGAAAAATGACCCTCAGGGACTGGCTAAAAAATATGCACTTAAGTACACACCCACCTTTGTGCTATTAAAGGGCGACAAAGAACTAGGGCGCGTGATAGAGCGACCTAAAATGAGTCTAACCGAAGACTTACAATTATTATCATCAATGACAAAGTAA
- a CDS encoding efflux RND transporter periplasmic adaptor subunit, translating into MRLLKPYLLTMILLTLVSACSKQPEQKASAPQSLPVEVAAPISAVITQWDEYTGRFDATQQVDIRARVSGYLDKVNFKDGQTVKKGDVLFIIDQRPFKIALQGAASRFALAKKELDRGNDLRKKNSLSQEEVDRRQNEYDMAQANLDNAKLDLEFTEVKSPIDGVVSRDLINEGNLINGTATSATLLTNVVSIDPIHFYFDAGERDLLRYIRLSQSNKRESSRNAANPVKIRLQDEKDYSHIGVMDFVDNQIDQNTGTIVGRAILDNPGGFIVPGLFGRIRLLSEQNVEKILIPDAIIGTDQSRKFVFVVNDEGKIDRKFVTLGKLHTKDLRVIESGLSKDDRMILNNLMRARPGTPVEAKEVDLSSQYTL; encoded by the coding sequence ATGCGCTTACTCAAGCCCTATTTACTGACAATGATACTGTTAACACTAGTTTCCGCCTGCTCCAAGCAACCAGAGCAAAAGGCGTCTGCACCTCAATCGTTGCCAGTTGAAGTGGCGGCTCCGATTTCCGCTGTTATTACCCAGTGGGACGAATACACAGGTCGTTTTGACGCCACACAACAAGTGGACATCCGTGCCCGCGTGAGTGGTTACTTAGATAAAGTTAACTTCAAAGATGGTCAGACCGTTAAAAAAGGCGATGTATTATTTATTATCGATCAACGCCCCTTTAAAATCGCCTTACAGGGTGCGGCATCTCGTTTTGCATTAGCGAAAAAGGAATTGGATCGCGGTAATGATTTACGTAAGAAGAACTCGCTTTCTCAAGAAGAAGTCGATCGTCGCCAAAACGAATACGATATGGCGCAAGCTAATTTAGACAATGCTAAACTTGATTTAGAATTTACCGAAGTAAAGTCGCCTATCGATGGCGTGGTATCACGAGACTTAATCAACGAAGGTAATCTAATTAATGGCACAGCAACCAGTGCCACCTTATTGACTAATGTGGTATCAATTGACCCCATTCATTTCTATTTCGATGCCGGTGAACGTGACTTACTGCGTTACATTCGGTTAAGTCAGTCAAATAAGCGCGAAAGTTCTCGAAATGCAGCAAATCCAGTAAAAATCCGCTTACAAGACGAAAAAGACTATAGCCATATCGGCGTCATGGACTTTGTCGATAATCAAATTGATCAAAACACCGGCACCATAGTTGGTCGAGCTATTTTAGATAATCCTGGCGGATTTATTGTGCCTGGTTTATTTGGTCGTATTCGTTTGCTATCAGAACAAAATGTTGAAAAAATTCTGATCCCAGACGCCATCATCGGTACAGATCAATCACGTAAATTTGTCTTCGTCGTGAATGACGAGGGTAAAATCGATCGCAAGTTCGTTACCTTAGGTAAGCTTCACACCAAAGACCTACGTGTAATCGAATCTGGCTTAAGTAAAGACGATCGCATGATCTTGAATAACTTGATGCGAGCTCGTCCGGGTACGCCAGTAGAAGCCAAAGAAGTTGACCTTTCTAGCCAATACACGCTGTAA
- a CDS encoding TetR/AcrR family transcriptional regulator, with product MKLSDKKRLNILDAAEQLFFEYGVEHATMDQIAKAAQASKRTVYNHFSTKEELFQAILTRMFAQLDDAQELQFNDNQPIKSQLREIAQQEVELLTSERFLRIAKITFMQMLQQPSLAKSIANNEFGCMRYLGTFLQQANAAQRLQIEDIDFAAKQFVYALKGFIFYPILYGFETHSSLNITDIIERNLATFLAQYQSN from the coding sequence ATGAAGTTATCAGATAAGAAACGTCTAAATATTTTAGATGCTGCCGAGCAATTATTTTTTGAATATGGGGTAGAACACGCCACTATGGATCAAATAGCAAAAGCAGCACAAGCCTCTAAACGCACGGTATATAATCACTTTTCAACGAAAGAAGAGCTATTTCAAGCAATACTTACTCGCATGTTTGCACAGCTTGATGACGCACAAGAGCTACAATTTAACGACAACCAACCTATTAAGAGCCAATTGCGTGAAATTGCGCAACAAGAAGTCGAGTTACTGACTTCCGAACGCTTCCTGCGTATTGCCAAGATAACGTTTATGCAAATGTTGCAACAACCCTCTTTAGCGAAAAGCATCGCCAATAATGAATTCGGTTGTATGCGGTATTTGGGCACATTTTTACAGCAAGCTAACGCTGCACAAAGGCTGCAAATAGAGGACATCGATTTTGCTGCAAAGCAATTTGTTTACGCCTTAAAAGGATTTATTTTTTATCCTATTCTCTATGGATTTGAAACACATTCATCTTTAAATATCACAGATATTATCGAAAGAAACCTCGCGACTTTTTTAGCGCAATATCAATCTAACTGA
- a CDS encoding penicillin-binding protein 1A, whose translation MKFLKPAFFILILAFVVGVITTFALYFYMKPDLPSVDMLKDVRLQTPMRVYTQDGKLISQFGVKRRIPLTIEDVPEDLIHAVLATEDSRFYQHHGVDPIGMARAVVNLVLTGEKGQGGSTLTMQLARGFFLTRDKTYIRKIKEIFIAWHMEQLLTKQEILELYLNKVELGHRAFGFGAAAQVYYGKTVNELTLAQMATIAGLPQAPSILNPISRPERSKVRRRVVLLRMLDEKYITRAQFDEASTAPITATKHGAEIEFSAPYLADLIWNEMVELYGKEEAETGGYQVYSTVPSYTQLAAQQALQRNLHDYDERHGYRGPEQQLWIPAGLPVAVEKDQDAVVTAAISTEPWDEQRMLTFLDGYQTFESMQPAIVMKVNETDVSIFTRSGRVSTIDWDGLDWARKYITDTRQGNEPEKASDILSEGALILIRQREDDKHWQLTQYPDASSAFIALNPHNGAAQAIVGGYSFYQSQFNRATQAKRQVGSNIKPFIYSSALANGFTLASIINDAPINQWERGTGNAWRPENSPPEYDGPIRLRVALGKSKNVVSVRLVRAVGIDKVTKHLARFGFDITEIPRDETVSLGSGSHTPLEVATAMSVIANGGFLIQPHFVERIEDDYGKVLWKSNPLQACDPCEAAQEHHDAISDEHMDIEAMLAAELGSAQLPKKGTSADTVDPVRSAPRVLDEDNAFLVAEMMRTALKTNGNWNKKTYWQGTGWRASNLLQRGDIAGKTGTTNDSKDTWFSGFTNDLVATVWVGFDNMGRSLGRASRNQNLVNKNPKKFNFIGNAMIGGEDGAKAAEPAWIRFMQKALDGVPEKNRPMPNNLVTTRIDRASGKLTQRTDHTALFEYFVPGTAPTSYVSDSEFVDPADENSKQSKPLEDIF comes from the coding sequence GTGAAGTTTTTAAAGCCCGCATTTTTTATTCTTATCCTCGCTTTTGTCGTCGGTGTTATAACGACTTTTGCCCTTTATTTTTATATGAAACCAGACTTACCCAGTGTGGATATGCTCAAGGATGTGCGTCTGCAAACGCCTATGCGTGTGTATACCCAAGACGGCAAGCTTATTTCACAGTTTGGGGTTAAACGTCGTATTCCACTCACAATTGAAGACGTTCCTGAAGATTTGATCCATGCTGTGCTTGCCACTGAAGACAGCCGCTTTTACCAACACCATGGCGTGGATCCAATTGGTATGGCGCGAGCCGTGGTGAATTTAGTGCTCACCGGGGAAAAAGGTCAGGGGGGCAGCACCTTAACCATGCAACTGGCACGAGGTTTCTTTCTTACTCGGGATAAAACCTATATTCGTAAAATAAAAGAAATCTTTATTGCTTGGCACATGGAACAGTTACTTACCAAGCAAGAAATTTTAGAGTTGTACCTGAATAAGGTCGAGTTGGGTCACCGAGCCTTTGGTTTTGGTGCAGCCGCGCAAGTTTATTATGGTAAAACAGTCAATGAATTAACGCTGGCGCAAATGGCTACTATAGCCGGATTACCGCAAGCACCGTCAATTCTTAATCCTATCAGCCGTCCTGAACGCTCTAAAGTGCGCCGCCGAGTGGTATTACTGCGAATGCTGGATGAGAAATACATCACCCGAGCGCAGTTCGATGAAGCCTCTACTGCGCCGATTACGGCCACTAAACACGGTGCGGAAATTGAGTTCTCAGCCCCTTATTTGGCAGACTTAATATGGAATGAGATGGTCGAGTTATACGGTAAAGAAGAAGCTGAAACTGGTGGCTATCAAGTATACTCGACTGTGCCTTCTTATACCCAACTAGCCGCTCAGCAAGCTTTGCAGCGTAATTTACATGATTACGATGAACGTCACGGTTACCGTGGCCCAGAGCAGCAGTTGTGGATCCCAGCCGGATTACCTGTAGCAGTAGAAAAAGACCAAGACGCGGTTGTAACAGCGGCTATTTCCACTGAGCCTTGGGATGAGCAACGCATGCTTACTTTCCTTGATGGATACCAAACGTTCGAATCGATGCAGCCGGCCATAGTGATGAAAGTGAATGAGACCGATGTTAGTATTTTTACTCGCTCAGGCCGGGTTAGCACAATCGACTGGGATGGGTTGGATTGGGCTCGGAAATACATCACTGACACGCGTCAGGGGAATGAACCTGAAAAGGCCAGTGATATTCTATCCGAAGGGGCATTGATTTTAATTCGCCAGCGCGAAGATGATAAGCATTGGCAATTGACTCAATATCCAGATGCCAGCAGCGCCTTTATTGCATTGAATCCCCATAACGGTGCGGCTCAAGCAATCGTGGGCGGTTATAGTTTTTATCAAAGTCAGTTTAACCGAGCGACTCAAGCCAAACGTCAAGTAGGCTCAAATATTAAGCCTTTCATTTATTCGTCTGCATTAGCCAATGGATTTACGTTAGCGAGCATCATCAATGATGCGCCCATTAATCAGTGGGAAAGGGGAACAGGTAATGCTTGGCGTCCCGAAAACTCCCCTCCTGAATATGATGGACCCATACGTTTGCGGGTTGCTTTAGGCAAATCGAAAAACGTCGTTTCTGTTCGCTTGGTGCGTGCTGTAGGCATTGATAAAGTTACCAAACACTTAGCGCGTTTTGGTTTTGATATAACTGAAATTCCTAGAGATGAGACGGTCTCCCTTGGTTCTGGCTCACATACGCCGCTGGAAGTAGCAACGGCTATGTCGGTAATTGCTAATGGCGGCTTTTTGATTCAGCCACACTTTGTGGAGCGTATCGAAGATGACTACGGCAAAGTGTTGTGGAAGTCGAATCCCCTGCAGGCGTGCGATCCATGTGAGGCTGCGCAAGAGCACCACGATGCAATATCTGATGAACATATGGATATAGAAGCCATGTTAGCTGCTGAGTTGGGCTCAGCACAATTACCTAAAAAGGGTACAAGTGCTGACACCGTTGATCCGGTTCGTTCTGCGCCCAGGGTACTTGATGAAGATAATGCCTTTCTGGTTGCCGAGATGATGCGCACAGCGCTCAAAACCAATGGTAACTGGAATAAAAAAACCTATTGGCAAGGTACCGGTTGGCGAGCCAGTAATTTGCTGCAACGGGGTGATATCGCGGGTAAAACAGGTACCACCAATGATTCAAAAGACACTTGGTTCAGTGGTTTTACCAATGATTTAGTGGCTACCGTTTGGGTTGGCTTTGATAATATGGGACGCAGTTTAGGTCGGGCATCGCGTAATCAAAACTTGGTTAATAAGAATCCCAAAAAATTTAATTTCATCGGCAACGCCATGATAGGCGGGGAAGATGGTGCCAAGGCAGCTGAACCTGCTTGGATACGCTTTATGCAAAAAGCCTTAGACGGCGTACCTGAAAAGAATCGCCCTATGCCTAACAACCTAGTGACAACGCGTATTGATCGTGCCAGCGGTAAGTTAACCCAACGTACGGATCATACTGCACTGTTCGAGTACTTTGTGCCGGGGACTGCGCCGACGAGTTATGTTAGCGACAGTGAATTTGTCGATCCAGCGGATGAAAATAGTAAACAAAGCAAACCACTTGAAGATATTTTTTAA
- a CDS encoding NAD-dependent malic enzyme, giving the protein MSSSTPKSALYIPHSGPSLLETPLLNKGSAFTAQERVAFNLTGLIPPRYESIEEQVERAYMQYSSFNEPINKHIYLRAIQDNNETLYYRLIQQHIDEMMPIIYTPTVGDACEQFSDIYRSSRGLFISYSERHQMDDIIRNATKRKVKVIVVTDGERILGLGDQGIGGMGIPIGKLSLYTACGGISPAYTLPVMLDVGTNNEKLLNDPMYMGARHKRIGQAEYDEFVDMFIKAVLKRWPEVMLQFEDFAQPNAMPLLKRYRDKVCCFNDDIQGTAAVTVGTILAACKSKNTKLSDQRVVFVGAGSAGCGIAEQIIKQMTSEGISDAQARGQVFMVDRFGLVTDDMEGLRDFQLRLAQPLINQVNWQKVGQYPSLLETVSQVKPSILIGVSGQAGLFTEQVVKEMKSHCDLPIIFPLSNPSRQVEARPEHVIEWTDGDVIIATGSPFNPVEYKGKIYPIAQCNNSYIFPGIGLGVLAAKASLISDEMLMATSAALANASPLANGLGTALLPPLTGIAQLSKKIAFDVGKIAQKQGLALEVSDEMLSERIDGNFWKAEYRPYKRVSI; this is encoded by the coding sequence ATGAGTAGCTCAACGCCTAAAAGTGCGTTATATATTCCTCACTCAGGACCTTCTTTGCTTGAAACTCCCTTACTCAACAAAGGCAGTGCATTTACTGCCCAAGAACGTGTAGCGTTTAATCTTACCGGTTTAATACCGCCGCGTTACGAGAGTATCGAAGAGCAAGTTGAACGTGCCTACATGCAATATTCAAGTTTCAACGAACCGATTAATAAGCATATATATTTACGCGCGATTCAAGATAACAATGAGACGTTATACTACCGGCTTATCCAGCAGCATATCGATGAAATGATGCCGATCATCTATACCCCCACGGTAGGTGATGCGTGTGAACAGTTTTCTGATATTTATCGGAGTTCTCGCGGCTTATTTATTTCCTATTCAGAACGTCATCAAATGGACGACATTATTCGCAACGCCACGAAGCGTAAAGTGAAAGTAATAGTCGTCACAGACGGTGAGCGAATTCTCGGTTTGGGTGACCAAGGCATAGGAGGTATGGGGATCCCTATCGGTAAGTTGTCTTTGTATACCGCGTGTGGCGGTATTAGCCCAGCATACACGTTGCCTGTTATGCTTGATGTGGGAACCAACAACGAAAAATTACTTAACGATCCTATGTATATGGGCGCTCGCCATAAACGCATCGGGCAGGCTGAGTATGACGAGTTTGTTGATATGTTTATCAAAGCCGTGCTCAAACGTTGGCCTGAAGTCATGTTACAGTTTGAAGACTTTGCTCAGCCCAACGCAATGCCGTTACTTAAACGGTATCGTGACAAAGTCTGCTGTTTTAATGATGATATTCAAGGTACCGCTGCAGTAACGGTGGGCACGATATTAGCTGCTTGTAAAAGCAAGAACACCAAGCTCAGTGACCAACGAGTCGTATTTGTTGGCGCAGGTTCAGCTGGCTGTGGTATTGCAGAACAAATTATCAAACAGATGACCAGCGAAGGGATTTCTGACGCTCAAGCTCGTGGTCAGGTCTTTATGGTCGACCGCTTTGGTTTAGTAACTGATGATATGGAAGGCTTGCGTGATTTCCAGTTACGACTCGCCCAACCGCTGATTAACCAAGTAAATTGGCAGAAAGTGGGCCAATATCCTTCTCTGCTCGAAACGGTAAGCCAAGTTAAGCCAAGTATTCTTATTGGGGTTTCAGGTCAGGCAGGCTTATTCACTGAGCAAGTCGTTAAAGAAATGAAAAGTCATTGCGATTTGCCGATAATATTCCCTTTAAGCAATCCGTCTCGTCAGGTTGAAGCCCGTCCTGAGCACGTAATTGAATGGACTGACGGTGACGTTATTATTGCTACTGGTAGTCCATTTAATCCAGTTGAATACAAGGGTAAAATCTATCCTATTGCTCAGTGTAACAACAGTTATATCTTCCCTGGCATTGGCTTGGGCGTCTTGGCGGCAAAAGCGAGCTTGATCAGCGACGAAATGTTGATGGCAACCAGTGCCGCGCTAGCGAATGCTTCACCTTTGGCTAACGGCCTAGGCACAGCGCTTTTACCGCCTTTGACTGGTATCGCCCAGTTAAGTAAGAAAATTGCATTTGATGTTGGCAAGATTGCCCAGAAACAAGGTTTAGCATTAGAAGTAAGCGATGAGATGCTCAGTGAAAGAATCGACGGAAATTTCTGGAAAGCAGAATATCGGCCTTACAAGCGTGTCAGTATCTAA
- a CDS encoding PAS domain S-box protein, with protein sequence MVKKVIDKLRWNPSSFPKVNLENKNMFRLAMEHSGIGMALIAPDGTWLKVNQAICDIVGYTASELVKLDFQTITHPDDLEDDLTLLKQLLGGEIQTYNLDKRYFHKNGQLIWAKLTVSLVRDDDQQPLYFISQIQDITAQKKASDELSLANQEMEEFSYRLTHDLCSPLSSMEYVMEMAAKYIEDGDLPNALKTVRITQAGITKLSDLVESVLDVSKIKLQEEDNLPVDVPVVVYKALEALSYMQNYSRLDIETRFDYIGSINTKPQKFMQIIDNLISNAIKYQDTRKPNSFVRISTYKIDGDFILEVRDNGLGVDEIYRDKLFTMFERFHPEASFGTGLGLYMVKKSADILGGSLAYSAPEVGKGSIFRLTLPASTVKLS encoded by the coding sequence ATGGTTAAAAAAGTAATCGATAAATTGAGGTGGAACCCCTCTTCGTTTCCTAAAGTGAATTTGGAAAACAAAAACATGTTTCGCTTAGCGATGGAGCATTCTGGAATAGGCATGGCTTTAATCGCGCCTGATGGAACTTGGTTGAAGGTCAATCAGGCCATATGCGATATTGTGGGTTACACCGCCAGTGAGCTAGTTAAACTCGATTTTCAAACTATCACGCATCCGGACGATTTAGAGGATGATTTAACACTATTAAAACAGTTGCTTGGCGGTGAAATTCAAACTTACAATCTAGACAAACGTTATTTCCATAAAAATGGTCAGCTTATTTGGGCAAAACTTACCGTGTCATTAGTACGTGATGATGATCAACAGCCACTGTATTTTATTTCTCAAATTCAAGATATTACTGCGCAAAAGAAAGCATCGGATGAATTGTCCTTGGCGAATCAAGAAATGGAGGAGTTCTCGTATCGGTTGACACATGACCTTTGCTCTCCGTTGAGCTCAATGGAATATGTGATGGAAATGGCGGCTAAGTATATCGAAGACGGTGATTTGCCTAATGCTTTGAAAACGGTGCGGATTACGCAAGCAGGGATCACTAAACTGAGTGATCTTGTAGAGAGCGTGCTGGACGTGAGCAAAATTAAGTTACAAGAAGAAGATAACCTGCCTGTAGATGTACCGGTCGTTGTTTACAAAGCGCTAGAAGCGTTGAGTTATATGCAGAATTATAGTCGCTTGGATATTGAAACCCGATTTGATTACATTGGTTCAATTAATACTAAGCCGCAAAAATTTATGCAGATTATTGATAACCTTATATCTAATGCTATTAAGTATCAGGATACACGCAAGCCTAACTCATTTGTTAGGATTTCAACGTATAAGATCGATGGTGATTTTATACTCGAAGTACGTGATAACGGCCTTGGCGTGGATGAAATATATCGAGACAAATTGTTTACGATGTTTGAGCGTTTTCATCCTGAGGCATCATTCGGTACTGGACTGGGGTTATATATGGTCAAAAAAAGTGCAGATATCTTGGGCGGTAGCCTTGCTTATTCTGCACCTGAGGTGGGTAAGGGATCAATTTTCCGTCTTACATTGCCAGCGAGCACCGTGAAGCTCAGTTAG